Proteins from a genomic interval of Pseudoruegeria sp. SHC-113:
- a CDS encoding M48 family metalloprotease, translated as MLKFMPILLAILYGLAIYHFSAIRTRKELDAKSTRLADPALKAITDRFATALDVPQVPVHVYEIGPVNGLAAPDGRIFITRGFYEKYRAGLVSAEEMASVIAHELGHVALGHSRRRMIDFSGQNALRTAMAMVLSRFIPGVGVLIANFFTTLLAARLSRSDEYEADAYAAALLVKSGIGTAPQKALFGKLEALTEANAGAMPAWFLSHPKTVDRIRAIEKLEEKWAV; from the coding sequence ATGCTCAAGTTCATGCCCATCCTGCTGGCGATCCTTTACGGGCTGGCGATCTACCATTTCTCCGCGATCCGCACCCGCAAGGAGTTGGACGCGAAATCCACGCGGCTGGCCGATCCGGCGCTGAAGGCGATCACCGATCGCTTTGCCACCGCGCTCGACGTGCCGCAGGTGCCGGTGCATGTCTATGAGATCGGCCCGGTGAACGGGCTCGCCGCGCCGGATGGGCGCATCTTCATCACCCGTGGCTTCTATGAGAAATACCGCGCAGGCCTTGTGAGCGCCGAGGAAATGGCCAGCGTGATCGCCCATGAGCTGGGCCATGTGGCGCTTGGCCATTCGCGCCGCCGTATGATCGATTTCTCAGGCCAAAACGCCCTGCGCACCGCCATGGCCATGGTTCTGTCGCGCTTCATTCCCGGCGTTGGCGTGTTGATTGCGAATTTCTTCACCACGCTTCTAGCCGCGCGGCTGTCCCGTTCGGATGAATACGAAGCCGACGCCTATGCCGCCGCGCTGCTGGTGAAATCCGGCATCGGCACCGCGCCGCAGAAGGCGCTTTTTGGCAAGCTCGAGGCCCTGACCGAAGCCAATGCGGGCGCCATGCCCGCGTGGTTCCTGAGCCATCCGAAAACCGTGGACCGCATCCGCGCGATCGAGAAGCTTGAGGAGAAATGGGCGGTCTGA
- a CDS encoding RSP_2648 family PIN domain-containing protein, with translation MKLVVDACVLYPTVLREAVSGVAQAGIFAPLYSDRILGEWTHAAARLGPLEGAQAEGEAALWRARFPLGLVAADADLEARLYLPDPADCHVLATGITGQADGILTLNLKDFPRRELAAHGLAPLGPDAFLRGLAEATPELLRAVTDRVHAEAERLSGEALDPRKLYKKARLPRMAKALYG, from the coding sequence GTGAAGCTCGTCGTCGACGCCTGCGTGCTTTACCCCACCGTGCTGCGCGAAGCGGTGAGCGGGGTGGCGCAGGCGGGCATCTTCGCGCCGCTCTATTCCGACCGTATCCTTGGCGAATGGACCCATGCCGCCGCGCGGCTAGGCCCCTTAGAGGGCGCGCAAGCCGAAGGCGAGGCCGCGCTCTGGCGCGCGCGCTTCCCGCTGGGGCTGGTGGCGGCGGATGCGGATCTGGAAGCGCGGCTCTACCTGCCCGATCCGGCGGATTGCCATGTGCTGGCCACCGGGATCACCGGGCAGGCCGATGGCATCCTGACCCTGAACCTGAAGGATTTTCCGCGCCGGGAACTGGCCGCCCACGGGCTTGCGCCTTTGGGGCCGGATGCCTTCCTGCGCGGGCTTGCCGAGGCGACGCCGGAACTGCTGCGCGCGGTGACGGATCGGGTCCATGCGGAGGCCGAGCGGCTCTCTGGTGAGGCGCTGGATCCGCGCAAGCTCTACAAGAAGGCCCGGCTGCCGCGCATGGCGAAGGCTCTTTACGGCTAG
- a CDS encoding RSP_2647 family RNA methyltransferase → MTHASSFLVRLKPKSDPRPIRHGAPWVFANEVVTDRRTKAIPPGAIARLQDGEGQDLGTVAVNPLSKIFCRMLDRDPEAVIDQAWFARKLSAALAHRETLFDAPFYRLIHAEADGLPGVIIDRFGDALVIQPNAAWADVAFEALAAAAQDVTGCTTVVKNGTGRARTLEGLEEVTEVVSGAVDAPIPVPMNGATYIADLMGGQKTGLFYDQRPNHAFAQRLVAGKRVLDVFSHVGGFSLAALAGGAESAMAVDSSAAALDLATQGAEAAGTAARFDTRRGDAFAVLEALAEEGAQFDVVICDPPAFAPNRQALDKGLRAYERVARLAAPLVVEGGYLGLCSCSHAADLAKFRTASTRGIGRAGRSSQLIHTGFAGADHPLMPQLAESGYLKALFYRLLP, encoded by the coding sequence ATGACGCATGCCTCCTCTTTTCTTGTCCGGCTCAAGCCGAAATCCGATCCCCGCCCGATCCGCCACGGCGCGCCTTGGGTCTTTGCCAATGAAGTGGTGACGGACCGCCGCACCAAGGCGATCCCGCCCGGCGCGATTGCCCGGCTGCAGGATGGCGAGGGGCAGGATCTGGGCACGGTTGCCGTGAACCCGCTCTCCAAGATTTTCTGCCGGATGCTGGACCGCGATCCGGAAGCGGTGATCGATCAGGCGTGGTTTGCCCGCAAGCTCTCGGCGGCGCTCGCCCACCGTGAGACGCTGTTTGACGCCCCCTTCTACCGGCTCATCCACGCCGAGGCCGACGGGCTGCCCGGCGTGATTATCGACCGTTTCGGCGATGCGCTGGTGATCCAGCCCAACGCCGCCTGGGCCGATGTGGCGTTCGAGGCGCTGGCGGCGGCCGCGCAGGACGTCACCGGCTGCACCACGGTCGTGAAGAACGGCACCGGCCGGGCGCGTACGCTGGAGGGGCTGGAGGAGGTGACCGAGGTCGTTTCGGGCGCGGTGGATGCACCGATCCCGGTGCCGATGAACGGGGCCACCTATATCGCCGATCTGATGGGTGGGCAGAAAACCGGCCTGTTCTACGATCAGCGCCCCAACCACGCGTTCGCGCAGAGGCTGGTGGCCGGAAAGCGCGTGCTGGATGTGTTTTCCCATGTCGGGGGCTTCTCGCTGGCAGCCCTTGCGGGCGGGGCCGAAAGCGCCATGGCGGTGGACAGTTCCGCCGCCGCGCTGGATCTGGCCACGCAAGGGGCAGAAGCCGCTGGCACTGCCGCGCGGTTTGATACCCGCCGGGGCGATGCCTTTGCCGTGCTCGAAGCCTTGGCAGAGGAAGGCGCGCAGTTTGACGTGGTGATCTGCGATCCGCCCGCCTTCGCCCCCAACCGGCAGGCGCTGGACAAGGGCCTACGCGCCTATGAGCGCGTCGCCCGTCTGGCCGCGCCGCTGGTGGTGGAAGGGGGCTACCTGGGGCTCTGCTCCTGCTCCCATGCAGCCGATCTGGCGAAATTCCGCACCGCCTCCACGCGCGGCATTGGTCGGGCCGGGCGCAGCAGCCAGCTCATTCACACAGGGTTCGCCGGGGCCGACCATCCGCTGATGCCGCAACTGGCCGAAAGCGGCTACCTGAAGGCGCTCTTCTACCGGCTGTTGCCGTGA
- a CDS encoding DUF6778 family protein, whose product MNKLKLTAALGLIAALSACSTPQVVSRYAPIEGGLAGDSAAVAVRRDYNIVDVRVNVPRDLEVSEANSYYPRADIVWRGDVYGDRHQQVAAIFEEGMTRGASTFSGGRDVVVDVRVTRFHSLTEKTRYTIGGTHSIKFVMTVIDANTGEVIEAPRQISADLDGFGGQRAIEAERAGQTQKVRITDHLSRELQRQLSGPVA is encoded by the coding sequence ATGAACAAGTTGAAACTGACCGCCGCCCTTGGCCTGATCGCCGCGCTTTCGGCCTGCAGCACGCCGCAGGTGGTGTCGCGCTATGCGCCGATCGAAGGGGGGCTCGCTGGCGACTCCGCCGCCGTGGCCGTGCGCCGGGATTACAACATCGTGGACGTGCGCGTGAACGTGCCCCGCGATCTGGAGGTCTCCGAGGCCAACAGCTACTACCCACGCGCCGATATCGTCTGGCGTGGCGATGTCTACGGCGATCGTCACCAGCAGGTGGCGGCGATCTTCGAAGAGGGCATGACGCGCGGCGCGAGCACCTTTTCCGGTGGCCGTGATGTGGTGGTGGACGTCCGCGTGACGCGTTTCCACTCGCTGACGGAAAAAACCCGCTACACGATCGGCGGCACCCATTCGATCAAATTCGTGATGACGGTGATCGATGCAAACACCGGCGAGGTGATCGAGGCCCCGCGCCAGATCTCCGCCGATCTGGACGGCTTCGGCGGCCAGCGCGCCATCGAGGCCGAACGCGCCGGGCAAACGCAGAAGGTGCGCATCACCGATCACCTGTCGCGCGAACTTCAGCGCCAGCTGTCGGGCCCGGTTGCCTGA
- the edd gene encoding phosphogluconate dehydratase yields the protein MPLDSTIAKVTDRIIARSAPYRGPYLERMRAAAESGPRRAHLSCSGQAHAYAAMGEAKGDLAEGRAANLGIVTAYNDMLSAHQPFETYPALIRDAARKMGGTAQVAGGVPAMCDGVTQGEAGMELSLFSRDVIALSSGVALSHNTFDAAVFLGVCDKIVPGLIMAAATFGFIPSVFLPAGPMVSGLPNDEKQKVRKLFATGEVGRDKLMEAEMASYHGPGTCTFYGTANTNQMLMEFMGLHLPGASFVNPNTPLREALTIAGAQRAMEITALGNDYRPVSEILDERTFVNGIVGLMATGGSTNLVLHLPAMARAAGVILDLEDFDDLSQVVPLMAKVYPNGLADVNHFHAAGGLGYMIGDLLDQGLLHPDTSTVAGDGLALYTREPKLVGGKVSWDEGAGHSHNEKILRSCKDPFQPNGGLKHLKGNLGDGIMKISAVAEDKRVIEAKARVFHTQEAVKAAFKAGEFTEDTIVVVRFQGPQANGMPELHGLTPSLMVLQDRGLKVALVTDGRMSGASGKVPAAIHVCPEAAAGGPLARVQDGDLMRVDANAGVIEVLEADFATRTPVQADLSGNAFGIGREMFDVFRKTVGSADTGAAVIL from the coding sequence ATGCCACTCGATTCGACGATCGCCAAGGTCACCGACCGTATCATCGCCCGCAGCGCCCCCTATCGCGGCCCCTATCTGGAGCGCATGCGCGCCGCCGCAGAGTCCGGGCCGCGCCGCGCCCATCTCTCCTGCTCCGGTCAGGCCCACGCCTATGCCGCCATGGGTGAAGCCAAGGGCGATCTGGCCGAGGGGCGCGCCGCCAACCTCGGCATCGTGACAGCCTATAACGACATGCTTTCGGCGCATCAGCCCTTTGAAACCTATCCCGCCCTGATCCGGGACGCCGCCCGCAAGATGGGCGGTACGGCGCAGGTTGCCGGTGGGGTTCCCGCCATGTGCGACGGCGTGACCCAAGGCGAGGCCGGGATGGAACTTTCCCTGTTCTCCCGGGATGTTATCGCGCTGTCTTCAGGCGTCGCCCTGAGCCACAACACCTTTGATGCCGCCGTCTTCCTTGGCGTTTGCGACAAGATCGTTCCGGGGCTGATCATGGCCGCCGCCACCTTCGGCTTCATTCCTTCTGTCTTCCTGCCAGCTGGGCCGATGGTCTCTGGCCTGCCCAATGACGAGAAGCAGAAAGTGCGCAAGCTTTTTGCCACCGGTGAAGTCGGCCGCGACAAGCTGATGGAGGCCGAGATGGCCTCCTACCACGGCCCCGGCACCTGCACCTTCTACGGCACCGCCAACACCAACCAGATGCTGATGGAGTTCATGGGGCTGCACCTGCCGGGTGCCTCCTTCGTGAACCCCAACACGCCCCTGCGCGAAGCCCTCACCATCGCCGGCGCGCAGCGCGCGATGGAGATCACCGCCCTTGGCAACGATTACCGCCCGGTCTCAGAGATCCTGGACGAACGCACCTTCGTGAACGGCATCGTCGGGCTGATGGCCACCGGCGGCTCCACCAACCTCGTGCTGCACCTCCCGGCCATGGCGCGCGCCGCCGGGGTCATCCTTGATCTGGAAGATTTCGACGATCTCTCGCAGGTCGTGCCCCTGATGGCGAAGGTCTATCCCAACGGTCTGGCCGACGTGAACCACTTCCACGCCGCCGGGGGCCTTGGCTACATGATCGGCGATCTGCTGGATCAGGGCCTGCTGCACCCCGACACCAGCACCGTCGCAGGCGACGGGCTGGCGCTCTACACCCGCGAGCCGAAGCTGGTGGGCGGCAAGGTCAGTTGGGACGAGGGCGCGGGCCACTCCCACAACGAGAAAATCCTGCGCTCCTGCAAGGATCCGTTCCAGCCCAACGGCGGGCTGAAGCACCTGAAGGGCAATCTGGGCGACGGGATCATGAAGATCTCCGCCGTCGCCGAGGACAAGCGCGTGATCGAGGCGAAAGCCCGCGTCTTCCACACGCAGGAGGCCGTGAAAGCCGCCTTCAAGGCGGGTGAGTTCACCGAGGACACCATCGTCGTCGTGCGCTTTCAGGGCCCGCAGGCCAACGGGATGCCCGAGCTGCACGGGCTCACGCCCTCGCTCATGGTGCTGCAGGATCGCGGCCTGAAGGTGGCGCTGGTGACGGATGGGCGCATGTCCGGCGCGTCTGGCAAGGTGCCTGCCGCCATCCACGTCTGCCCCGAGGCCGCCGCCGGTGGGCCGCTGGCCCGCGTGCAAGACGGCGATCTGATGCGCGTTGATGCAAATGCAGGCGTGATCGAGGTGCTGGAAGCGGATTTTGCCACCCGCACGCCGGTTCAGGCCGATCTGAGCGGAAATGCGTTTGGCATCGGGCGCGAAATGTTCGATGTATTCCGCAAAACCGTGGGCAGCGCCGATACCGGTGCCGCCGTCATCCTGTAA
- the eda gene encoding bifunctional 4-hydroxy-2-oxoglutarate aldolase/2-dehydro-3-deoxy-phosphogluconate aldolase: MTPQEASKRAAEVCQLAPVVPVLVVDDVAHAAPLAEALIAGGLPALEVTLRTPAALEVIAAMAAVPGGVVGAGTLLTPADVKAAKAAGATFGVSPGATDRLLQACEDEDLPLLPGAATASEAMRLLERGYTTQKFFPAEAAGGAPALKGIGAPIPQVTFCPTGGISLKNAMDYLSLPNTYCVGGSWVAPKDKVQAGDWAGIEALAREAAQLGK, translated from the coding sequence ATGACCCCTCAAGAGGCCAGCAAACGCGCCGCCGAAGTCTGCCAACTCGCCCCCGTGGTGCCTGTTCTGGTGGTGGATGACGTGGCCCATGCCGCGCCGCTGGCCGAGGCGCTGATCGCGGGCGGTCTGCCCGCGCTGGAAGTGACGCTGCGCACCCCGGCCGCGCTGGAGGTGATCGCCGCCATGGCCGCCGTGCCGGGTGGCGTCGTGGGTGCAGGCACGCTGCTGACCCCGGCCGACGTGAAGGCCGCCAAGGCCGCCGGGGCGACCTTCGGCGTATCTCCGGGCGCGACGGATCGCCTGCTGCAGGCCTGCGAAGACGAGGATCTGCCGCTGCTGCCCGGCGCGGCCACGGCCTCTGAAGCCATGCGCCTGCTGGAGCGCGGCTACACCACGCAGAAGTTCTTTCCGGCGGAGGCCGCAGGCGGTGCGCCCGCACTCAAAGGCATCGGCGCGCCGATCCCGCAGGTGACCTTCTGCCCGACGGGCGGGATCTCCTTGAAAAACGCGATGGATTACCTCTCGCTGCCCAACACCTATTGCGTGGGCGGAAGCTGGGTTGCCCCGAAAGACAAGGTACAGGCAGGCGATTGGGCCGGTATCGAAGCGCTGGCGCGCGAAGCCGCGCAGCTCGGCAAGTAA